From a single Miscanthus floridulus cultivar M001 chromosome 8, ASM1932011v1, whole genome shotgun sequence genomic region:
- the LOC136472347 gene encoding phospholipase A1-Ibeta2, chloroplastic-like, translated as MSTAPSPPSLSLHRPAVTAAASARVATAAAPPSNNAAHLASLDKLFRNRGSAAAVESAAPAVVAATQQRRQQPLLRLPSFLTRTGAARGGEDSSSAVAAPALSPRRLERLLQPVAPDGPSPRGNIAAAWRRLHGEDGWRGLLDPLHPDLRREIVRYGEFVDAAYGAFLSRPDAEPGRRARVPLQDAAYRITAPLFATSSVGLPTWLAAAAPCAAQRTSLVGYVAVCDSPAEIRRMGRRDIVIALRGTCTVLEWAENVRAGLVPATHHDSTAAPDTPNAKVECGFWNLYKTAGERSPSLSEMVVSEVRRLLEKYEGEEVSITVTGHSLGAALAVLIADELAGGVAGRARAPVAVFSFGGPRVGNRAFAARVEARGARVLRVVNAHDVVPRFPPGLPLPGYADVGRELRLDSRASPYLRPDADAACCHDLEAYIHLVDGFLGSHCPFRDNAKRSILRLVKNQGGNVKQLYMSKAKDMRIQLDGGGGAAADMAGSMLGRVDMPGAASTVVECVH; from the coding sequence ATGTCCACCGCCCCGTCGCCGCCGTCACTGTCTCTGCACCGCCCAGCGGTGACCGCCGCCGCGAGCGCCAGAGTAGCCACCGCCGCGGCTCCGCCGAGCAACAACGCCGCGCACCTCGCCAGCCTCGACAAGCTCTTCCGCAACcgcggcagcgccgccgccgtcgagagCGCGGCGCCGGCCGTGGTCGCCGCTACGCAGCAGCGGAGGCAGCAGCCGCTGCTGCGGCTCCCGTCGTTCCTCACGCGGACCGGGGCGGCCAGGGGCGGCGAGGACTCGTCGTCGGCCGTGGCGGCGCCCGCGCTGTCGCCGCGCCGGCTCGAGCGCCTGCTCCAGCCCGTGGCGCCCGATGGCCCGTCGCCGCGCGGGAACATCGCGGCAGCGTGGCGCCGCCTGCACGGCGAGGACGGCTGGCGCGGCCTGCTGGACCCGCTGCACCCGGACCTCCGCCGCGAGATCGTGCGCTACGGCGAGTTCGTCGATGCCGCCTACGGCGCCTTCCTGTCCCGCCCGGACGCCGAGCCGGGCCGCCGCGCGCGCGTCCCGCTCCAGGACGCGGCGTACCGCATCACGGCGCCGCTCTTCGCCACCTCCTCCGTCGGCCTCCCCACctggctcgccgccgccgcgccgtgcGCCGCGCAGCGGACGAGCCTCGTCGGCTACGTCGCGGTCTGCGACAGCCCCGCCGAGATCCGACGGATGGGCCGCCGCGACATCGTCATCGCGCTCCGTGGTACCTGCACCGTCCTCGAGTGGGCCGAGAACGTGCGCGCCGGCCTCGTCCCGGCCACCCACCATGACTCCACCGCTGCGCCGGACACGCCCAACGCCAAGGTGGAATGCGGCTTCTGGAACCTCTACAAGACCGCCGGCGAACGCTCCCCGAGCTTGTCGGAGATGGTCGTGTCCGAGGTGCGGAGGCTGCTGGAGAAGTACGAGGGCGAGGAGGTGAGCATCACGGTGACCGGGCACAGCCTAGGCGCCGCGCTGGCGGTGCTGATCGCGGACGAGCTCGCCGGCGGCGTCGCCGGCCGCGCGAGGGCGCCCGTGGCGGTGTTCTCCTTCGGTGGCCCGCGGGTGGGCAACCGGGCGTTCGCGGCGCGCGTGGAGGCGCGGGGAGCGCGCGTGCTCCGCGTCGTGAACGCGCACGACGTCGTGCCGCGGTTCCCGCCGGGCCTCCCGCTCCCGGGCTACGCGGACGTCggccgcgagctccgcctcgACAGCCGCGCGTCGCCGTACCTACGGCCGgacgccgacgccgcgtgctgcCACGACCTGGAGGCGTACATCCACCTCGTCGACGGCTTCCTCGGCTCGCATTGCCCGTTCCGGGACAACGCCAAGCGCAGCATCCTGCGCCTCGTCAAGAACCAGGGCGGCAACGTCAAGCAGCTGTACATGAGCAAGGCGAAGGACATGCGCATccagctcgacggcggcggcggcgcggccgccGACATGGCCGGGTCCATGCTCGGCCGCGTCGACATGCCCGGCGCGGCGAGCACGGTGGTGGAGTGTGTGCACTGA